A single Diceros bicornis minor isolate mBicDic1 chromosome 7, mDicBic1.mat.cur, whole genome shotgun sequence DNA region contains:
- the LOC131408077 gene encoding putative olfactory receptor 56B2 has translation MFQYLRDSNSSNFHVSEFILMGFPGIHSWQHWLSLPLALLYLLALSANILILIVINQEATLHQPMYHFLGILAVVDMGLTTTIMPKILAILWFNAKRIGLPECFAQMYVIHCFVGMESGIFLCMAVDRYVAICQPLRHPSIITESFVVKATVFMALRNSLSTIPVPVLAAQRNYCSQNQIEHCLCTTLGVTSLSCDDGKINSIYQLILAWTLMGSDLGLIVLSYTLIFHSVLKLNSAEAASKALSTCTSHLILILFFYTVLIVISITHSTAMTVPLIPILLNVLHNVIPPALNPMVYAFKNKELRQGLYKVLKLDMKGK, from the coding sequence ATGTTCCAGTATCTCAGAGATTCCAACAGCTCTAATTTCCACGTCTCTGAGTTCATTCTTATGGGATTCCCAGGCATTCACAGCTGGCAGCACTGGCTCTCCCTGCCCCTGGCTCTGCTCTACCTCTTAGCTCTCAGCGCCAACATCCTTATCCTGATCGTCATCAATCAAGAAGCAACCCTGCACCAGCCTATGTACCATTTCCTGGGCATCTTGGCTGTGGTGGACATGGGCCTGACTACCACCATCATGCCCAAGATCCTGGCCATCTTATGGTTTAACGCTAAGAGGATTGGTCTCCCTGAGTGCTTTGCTCAGATGTATGTCATACATTGTTTTGTGGGCATGGAGTCAGGCATCTTTCTCTGCATGGCTGTAGATAGATATGTAGCCATTtgccaaccactacgccatcctTCAATAATTACTGAATCATTTGTGGTCAAAGCAACTGTGTTCATGGCACTGAGGAACAGTCTTTCTACCATCCCAGTGCCTGTGTTGGCTGCTCAGAGAAATTACTGCTCCCAGAACCAAATTGAGCACTGTCTGTGCACTACTCTCGGAGTCACTAGCCTATCCTGTGATGACGGGAAAATCAACAGCATCTACCAGCTAATTCTTGCCTGGACACTCATGGGAAGTGACCTGGGTTTGATTGTTTTGTCATATACTTTGATATTTCACTCTGTGCTGAAGCTGAACTCAGCAGAAGCTGCATCCAAGGCCCTAAGTACGTGCACTTCCCACCTCATCCTAATCCTTTTCTTCTATACTGTCCTCATTGTCATTTCCATCACCCACAGCACAGCAATGACAGTTCCGCTCATCCCAATTCTACTCAATGTACTACACAATGTCATTCCTCCTGCCCTCAACCCCATGGTCTATGCATTCAAGAACAAGGAACTCAGGCAGGGCTTATATAAGGTTCTTAAGCTGGACATGAAGGGCAAGTAA
- the LOC131408078 gene encoding olfactory receptor 52N2-like, which produces MQGANSSSLTPRYFILNGIPGLEATHIWISLPFCFMYIIAVVGNCGLIYLISHEEALHRPMYYFLALLSFTDVSGCTSFVPNMLCIFWFSLKEIYFNACLVQMFFIRMLTGMESGVLMLMALDRYAAICYPLRYATILTNTVITKVGLATFVRSVLLMIPFTFLLKRLPYCRGNLIHHTYCDHMSVAKLSRGNIKINAIYGLIAAILIGGFDIFCISMSYTMIIRAVVNLSSADARHKAFSTCTSHICAIVITYVPAFFNFFTHRFGGHTIPHHVHIFITNLYLLLPPTLNPVVYGVKTKQIREGVIKLFFREKDILSKR; this is translated from the coding sequence ATGCAGGGAGCCAACAGCTCCAGCCTGACACCAAGGTACTTCATTCTAAATGGGATTCCTGGGCTGGAAGCCACACACATCTGGATCTCCCTGCCATTCTGCTTCATGTACATCATTGCTGTTGTGGGGAACTGTGGGCTCATTTATCTCATCAGCCATGAGGAGGCCCTGCATCGGCCCATGTATTACTTCCTAGCCTTGCTATCCTTTACAGATGTTAGTGGGTGCACTTCATTTGTTCCCAATATGTTATGTATCTTTTGGTTCAGTCTCAAAGAGATTTACTTTAATGCCTGCCTTGTGCAGATGTTTTTCATCCGCATGCTGACGGGCATGGAGTCTGGTGTGCTCATGCTTATGGCTCTGGATCGCTATGCGGCCATTTGCTACCCTCTACGCTATGCcaccatcctcaccaacactgtaATTACGAAGGTTGGCCTTGCCACCTTCGTTCGAAGTGTGTTGCTCATGATCCCGTTTACTTTCCTGCTCAAGCGTCTTCCTTACTGCAGGGGCAACCTCATCCACCACACCTACTGTGACCATATGTCTGTGGCCAAATTATCCCGTGGTAACATCAAGATTAATGCTATCTATGGTCTCATAGCTGCCATATTGATTGGAGGGTTCGATATCTTCTGTATCTCCATGTCTTACACCATGATTATCCGTGCTGTAGTCAATCTGTCGTCTGCAGATGCTCGCCACAAAGCCTTCAGCACCTGTACATCACACATATGTGCAATTGTCATCACCTATGTCCCAGCCTTCTTCAACTTCTTCACTCATCGCTTTGGGGGACACACTATACCTCACCATGTCCACATTTTTATAACCAACCTCTACCTGTTGCTGCCTCCTACCCTGAATCCAGTTGTCTATGGAGTGAAGACCAAGCAGATCCGTGAAGGAGTGATCAAATTGTTTTTTAGAGAGAAAGATATTTTGAGTAAGAGATAA